The stretch of DNA CATGAGAAAATCGGCTTTTTCTGCGAACAAGGAAAGACGAAGGAGTTCCGCATCTTTTTGGAGCGAGCGCTGTTGACATATTTCCTGATATCGCTTTAACCAGGGCCTCATTTTTCCGGTTTTTTCAAGACGCGAAAGATACTTTCCTGCCGCCGAGAACTCTTTTTTGGCCAGGTGCAGGAATGCAAGTCGCCGGAGCACGCGAGGCGTCTCTCCTTCCACTGCCCACGCTTCGTAAGCCTTGTGAAGAGCACCATTGACATGGCCCAGATCAATGAGCAGATCGCAATAGTCTAGCGGATACTCTAAAGCCGTTCGATCGGAGCGATAGAGGCCGTCGGGTCCTTCAAGCGGTCGTTCGAACAAACGTTCCCCCAGCTGCCCAGTAAAATAAAGGCCGCGGTAGCGATGCAAAATAACGAGTCGATGATTGACATCCGGGCGTCTGTCCGTCAGTTGAATCAGAGGCGCCCACTGACGGTTCTCAGCAAATAATTCAACTTGGAGAACGGTCTTTACTTTGGAATCAAAAAGATAAAACCAACTTGCGAGGGCGATCAAAAGCCCCAGCAAAGGCAGAACCGGCGGCGACAAACGGAATCGCTCGGCATGGCATTTCGAGACGGCGAGTGGAACGATAAAAAGAATGATGCAGGCAATCAAAAATACTTTTTGCTTTTCAGTGACTGGTTCAGGTACAAGTCCGAAAAAGAGCGATTGCGGATTTTGGGGAATCATTCGACTGATGAGAAAAGGCGTAACGGCTGCGGCCGCAAAAAAGGCGACAAGAGTCGGCAATCTTTTCGTGCGCAGGTTTTCACGATCCGCAAGCTGCAGAAACGGCAACAGCAACGCAATCGCTTGGACAAGGTAGTAGAGAAAAGCAACCAAAACTAAAAAAAAGAGTGCCCGCTGATATTCTTTCCAGGAACGGCTGATATGGCTGAAGACGACAGCCGTGCATAGAACAAGCAAAAG from candidate division KSB1 bacterium encodes:
- a CDS encoding DUF6057 family protein; this encodes MNRAMLESKNAAYAYLLYSGIATVLFFYFLLIVDPRLIYVAQQPVFFYDWDFFASHLDRPGGLVDWLAKFIGQFFTSAVFGALLLTCVIVAFAFIVRRLYGMFSRQVHWNGEWLVAAPLAVLTGEYFFPIRYVLALLLVLCTAVVFSHISRSWKEYQRALFFLVLVAFLYYLVQAIALLLPFLQLADRENLRTKRLPTLVAFFAAAAVTPFLISRMIPQNPQSLFFGLVPEPVTEKQKVFLIACIILFIVPLAVSKCHAERFRLSPPVLPLLGLLIALASWFYLFDSKVKTVLQVELFAENRQWAPLIQLTDRRPDVNHRLVILHRYRGLYFTGQLGERLFERPLEGPDGLYRSDRTALEYPLDYCDLLIDLGHVNGALHKAYEAWAVEGETPRVLRRLAFLHLAKKEFSAAGKYLSRLEKTGKMRPWLKRYQEICQQRSLQKDAELLRLSLFAEKADFLMRPGFASAELKEIARTQPNRAALEYLLAYELLAGRLDAFMTDLPAYLQLNAELPRNFEEAVILYLNSGLPTTAEQREIAVRRSTLEAFADFIRILQLHGNDKRSAYKELGKYGRTFWFYFLYLDKGAEK